A region of Cucumis melo cultivar AY chromosome 2, USDA_Cmelo_AY_1.0, whole genome shotgun sequence DNA encodes the following proteins:
- the LOC103502387 gene encoding uncharacterized protein LOC103502387 isoform X1 yields the protein MEENETKSGSEELQDSNCSFVWDENSQLYFHSSSGFYHDPVAGWYYSSRDGSYYKFENGSYVLLQLNEQGEECKTYPDNPFSEDHFSFEAAETDTSKCKGRDGDGLPLGEIAEGVDVHEHENPPTSLWLEDTLIDLFLSGYSNSEVLATNDSISPSPSTTNDANNFQSSSDGYGDTHSMQGECFQDESHAIMNSSERVLDGGYDDTLKMEGEWFQEENHTVLNPTENASDGGVSTDEDNWMAQYGQVTNYEEAIPKLSVVDIWDWSTVSESKTGGKGKVMRLVGRLAKKSAKLHPSVSSNGTLFKTAPISEVHLDLVRVATGRIYKLHSASKKHLASMSIFDSSNPTKDWGFPDLLDRPTDLANNEAKFAIAVSTAAPTLLDNLSAAGKCSNQNQYRDRAAERRILHGGFGVGPGQKNSAIDREDFTSSPPPETTIVEALNISFGAGSYAQRILKSMGWKEGEGLGNSTKGVVEPLQAIGNVGNAGLGWPQGTKRLDINIQHRRK from the exons ATGGAGGAGAACGAGACAAAGTCCGGTTCCGAGGAATTGCAGGACAGTAATTGTTCGTTCGTTTGGGATGAAAATTCTCAGCTGTACTTCCATTCCAG TAGTGGATTTTATCACGATCCTGTTGCCGGTTGGTATTATAGCAGTCGAGATGGTTCTTATTACAAATTCGAAAATGGAAGCTATGTGCTTCTTCAGTTGAACGAG CAGGGTGAAGAATGTAAGACGTATCCTGATAATCCATTTAGCGAGGATCACTTTTCATTTGAGGCCGCTGAAACTGATACTTCTAAATGCAAAGGAAGGGATGGTGACGGACTACCATTAG GAGAAATAGCGGAGGGCGTTGATGTTCATGAGCACGAGAATCCTCCCACATCTTTGTG GTTAGAAGATACGCTTATTGATCTTTTTTTGTCCGGTTATTCCAATTCAGAAGTCTTAGCCACTAATGACAGCATCTCTCCTTCGCCTTCAACAACTAATGATGCTAATAACTTTCAGTCATCAAGTGATG GCTATGGCGATACTCATAGTATGCAAGGTGAATGCTTCCAAGATGAAAGCCATGCAATCATGAATTCTAGCGAAAGAGTATTAGATGGAG GCTATGATGATACTCTGAAGATGGAAGGTGAATGGTTCCAAGAAGAAAATCACACAGTATTGAATCCAACAGAAAATGCATCAGATGGAG GTGTGTCCACGGATGAGGATAACTGGATGGCCCAGTATGGTCAAGTCACTAATTATGAGGAAGCAATTCCCAAACTCTCTGTTGTGGATATCTGGGACTGGTCAACGGTCTCAGAGTCGAAAACAGGAGGAAAGGGGAAGGTTATGAGGTTGGTTGGAAGACTGGCGAAGAAGTCTGCAAAGCTTCATCCTTCGGTATCTTCAAATGGCACTCTTTTTAAAACAGCTCCAATATCTGAAGTGCATTTAGATTTGGTTCGAGTTGCAACGG GGAGAATCTACAAGTTACATAGTGCTAGTAAGAAACATTTGGCGTCCATGTCAATTTTTGATTCATCCAACCCTACAAAAGATTGGGGTTTCCCTGATTTATTAGATAGGCCAACTGATCTTGCTAATAACGAAGCAAAATTTGCAATCGCGGTTAGCACGGCTGCACCTACATTGTTAGATAATCTCTCCGCTGCTGGAAAG TGTTCAAACCAAAATCAATATAGAGACAGAGCTGCTGAGAGAAGAATCCTTCATGGTGGTTTCGGGGTTGGTCCTGGGCAGAAGAATTCAGCTATCGATCGTGAAGATTTTACATCATCACCTCCTCCCGAGACCACCATCGTTGAAGCCTTGAATATTTCATTTGGAGCTGGTAGTTACgcacaaagaatcttgaaaagcaTGGGCTGGAAGGAG
- the LOC103502387 gene encoding uncharacterized protein LOC103502387 isoform X3 — translation MEENETKSGSEELQDSNCSFVWDENSQLYFHSSGFYHDPVAGWYYSSRDGSYYKFENGSYVLLQLNEQGEECKTYPDNPFSEDHFSFEAAETDTSKCKGRDGDGLPLGEIAEGVDVHEHENPPTSLWLEDTLIDLFLSGYSNSEVLATNDSISPSPSTTNDANNFQSSSDGYGDTHSMQGECFQDESHAIMNSSERVLDGGYDDTLKMEGEWFQEENHTVLNPTENASDGGVSTDEDNWMAQYGQVTNYEEAIPKLSVVDIWDWSTVSESKTGGKGKVMRLVGRLAKKSAKLHPSVSSNGTLFKTAPISEVHLDLVRVATGRIYKLHSASKKHLASMSIFDSSNPTKDWGFPDLLDRPTDLANNEAKFAIAVSTAAPTLLDNLSAAGKCSNQNQYRDRAAERRILHGGFGVGPGQKNSAIDREDFTSSPPPETTIVEALNISFGAGSYAQRILKSMGWKEGEGLGNSTKGVVEPLQAIGNVGNAGLGWPQGTKRLDINIQHRRK, via the exons ATGGAGGAGAACGAGACAAAGTCCGGTTCCGAGGAATTGCAGGACAGTAATTGTTCGTTCGTTTGGGATGAAAATTCTCAGCTGTACTTCCATTCCAG TGGATTTTATCACGATCCTGTTGCCGGTTGGTATTATAGCAGTCGAGATGGTTCTTATTACAAATTCGAAAATGGAAGCTATGTGCTTCTTCAGTTGAACGAG CAGGGTGAAGAATGTAAGACGTATCCTGATAATCCATTTAGCGAGGATCACTTTTCATTTGAGGCCGCTGAAACTGATACTTCTAAATGCAAAGGAAGGGATGGTGACGGACTACCATTAG GAGAAATAGCGGAGGGCGTTGATGTTCATGAGCACGAGAATCCTCCCACATCTTTGTG GTTAGAAGATACGCTTATTGATCTTTTTTTGTCCGGTTATTCCAATTCAGAAGTCTTAGCCACTAATGACAGCATCTCTCCTTCGCCTTCAACAACTAATGATGCTAATAACTTTCAGTCATCAAGTGATG GCTATGGCGATACTCATAGTATGCAAGGTGAATGCTTCCAAGATGAAAGCCATGCAATCATGAATTCTAGCGAAAGAGTATTAGATGGAG GCTATGATGATACTCTGAAGATGGAAGGTGAATGGTTCCAAGAAGAAAATCACACAGTATTGAATCCAACAGAAAATGCATCAGATGGAG GTGTGTCCACGGATGAGGATAACTGGATGGCCCAGTATGGTCAAGTCACTAATTATGAGGAAGCAATTCCCAAACTCTCTGTTGTGGATATCTGGGACTGGTCAACGGTCTCAGAGTCGAAAACAGGAGGAAAGGGGAAGGTTATGAGGTTGGTTGGAAGACTGGCGAAGAAGTCTGCAAAGCTTCATCCTTCGGTATCTTCAAATGGCACTCTTTTTAAAACAGCTCCAATATCTGAAGTGCATTTAGATTTGGTTCGAGTTGCAACGG GGAGAATCTACAAGTTACATAGTGCTAGTAAGAAACATTTGGCGTCCATGTCAATTTTTGATTCATCCAACCCTACAAAAGATTGGGGTTTCCCTGATTTATTAGATAGGCCAACTGATCTTGCTAATAACGAAGCAAAATTTGCAATCGCGGTTAGCACGGCTGCACCTACATTGTTAGATAATCTCTCCGCTGCTGGAAAG TGTTCAAACCAAAATCAATATAGAGACAGAGCTGCTGAGAGAAGAATCCTTCATGGTGGTTTCGGGGTTGGTCCTGGGCAGAAGAATTCAGCTATCGATCGTGAAGATTTTACATCATCACCTCCTCCCGAGACCACCATCGTTGAAGCCTTGAATATTTCATTTGGAGCTGGTAGTTACgcacaaagaatcttgaaaagcaTGGGCTGGAAGGAG
- the LOC103502387 gene encoding uncharacterized protein LOC103502387 isoform X2 has product MEENETKSGSEELQDSNCSFVWDENSQLYFHSSSGFYHDPVAGWYYSSRDGSYYKFENGSYVLLQLNEGEECKTYPDNPFSEDHFSFEAAETDTSKCKGRDGDGLPLGEIAEGVDVHEHENPPTSLWLEDTLIDLFLSGYSNSEVLATNDSISPSPSTTNDANNFQSSSDGYGDTHSMQGECFQDESHAIMNSSERVLDGGYDDTLKMEGEWFQEENHTVLNPTENASDGGVSTDEDNWMAQYGQVTNYEEAIPKLSVVDIWDWSTVSESKTGGKGKVMRLVGRLAKKSAKLHPSVSSNGTLFKTAPISEVHLDLVRVATGRIYKLHSASKKHLASMSIFDSSNPTKDWGFPDLLDRPTDLANNEAKFAIAVSTAAPTLLDNLSAAGKCSNQNQYRDRAAERRILHGGFGVGPGQKNSAIDREDFTSSPPPETTIVEALNISFGAGSYAQRILKSMGWKEGEGLGNSTKGVVEPLQAIGNVGNAGLGWPQGTKRLDINIQHRRK; this is encoded by the exons ATGGAGGAGAACGAGACAAAGTCCGGTTCCGAGGAATTGCAGGACAGTAATTGTTCGTTCGTTTGGGATGAAAATTCTCAGCTGTACTTCCATTCCAG TAGTGGATTTTATCACGATCCTGTTGCCGGTTGGTATTATAGCAGTCGAGATGGTTCTTATTACAAATTCGAAAATGGAAGCTATGTGCTTCTTCAGTTGAACGAG GGTGAAGAATGTAAGACGTATCCTGATAATCCATTTAGCGAGGATCACTTTTCATTTGAGGCCGCTGAAACTGATACTTCTAAATGCAAAGGAAGGGATGGTGACGGACTACCATTAG GAGAAATAGCGGAGGGCGTTGATGTTCATGAGCACGAGAATCCTCCCACATCTTTGTG GTTAGAAGATACGCTTATTGATCTTTTTTTGTCCGGTTATTCCAATTCAGAAGTCTTAGCCACTAATGACAGCATCTCTCCTTCGCCTTCAACAACTAATGATGCTAATAACTTTCAGTCATCAAGTGATG GCTATGGCGATACTCATAGTATGCAAGGTGAATGCTTCCAAGATGAAAGCCATGCAATCATGAATTCTAGCGAAAGAGTATTAGATGGAG GCTATGATGATACTCTGAAGATGGAAGGTGAATGGTTCCAAGAAGAAAATCACACAGTATTGAATCCAACAGAAAATGCATCAGATGGAG GTGTGTCCACGGATGAGGATAACTGGATGGCCCAGTATGGTCAAGTCACTAATTATGAGGAAGCAATTCCCAAACTCTCTGTTGTGGATATCTGGGACTGGTCAACGGTCTCAGAGTCGAAAACAGGAGGAAAGGGGAAGGTTATGAGGTTGGTTGGAAGACTGGCGAAGAAGTCTGCAAAGCTTCATCCTTCGGTATCTTCAAATGGCACTCTTTTTAAAACAGCTCCAATATCTGAAGTGCATTTAGATTTGGTTCGAGTTGCAACGG GGAGAATCTACAAGTTACATAGTGCTAGTAAGAAACATTTGGCGTCCATGTCAATTTTTGATTCATCCAACCCTACAAAAGATTGGGGTTTCCCTGATTTATTAGATAGGCCAACTGATCTTGCTAATAACGAAGCAAAATTTGCAATCGCGGTTAGCACGGCTGCACCTACATTGTTAGATAATCTCTCCGCTGCTGGAAAG TGTTCAAACCAAAATCAATATAGAGACAGAGCTGCTGAGAGAAGAATCCTTCATGGTGGTTTCGGGGTTGGTCCTGGGCAGAAGAATTCAGCTATCGATCGTGAAGATTTTACATCATCACCTCCTCCCGAGACCACCATCGTTGAAGCCTTGAATATTTCATTTGGAGCTGGTAGTTACgcacaaagaatcttgaaaagcaTGGGCTGGAAGGAG
- the LOC103502387 gene encoding uncharacterized protein LOC103502387 isoform X4, producing the protein MEENETKSGSEELQDSNCSFVWDENSQLYFHSSGFYHDPVAGWYYSSRDGSYYKFENGSYVLLQLNEGEECKTYPDNPFSEDHFSFEAAETDTSKCKGRDGDGLPLGEIAEGVDVHEHENPPTSLWLEDTLIDLFLSGYSNSEVLATNDSISPSPSTTNDANNFQSSSDGYGDTHSMQGECFQDESHAIMNSSERVLDGGYDDTLKMEGEWFQEENHTVLNPTENASDGGVSTDEDNWMAQYGQVTNYEEAIPKLSVVDIWDWSTVSESKTGGKGKVMRLVGRLAKKSAKLHPSVSSNGTLFKTAPISEVHLDLVRVATGRIYKLHSASKKHLASMSIFDSSNPTKDWGFPDLLDRPTDLANNEAKFAIAVSTAAPTLLDNLSAAGKCSNQNQYRDRAAERRILHGGFGVGPGQKNSAIDREDFTSSPPPETTIVEALNISFGAGSYAQRILKSMGWKEGEGLGNSTKGVVEPLQAIGNVGNAGLGWPQGTKRLDINIQHRRK; encoded by the exons ATGGAGGAGAACGAGACAAAGTCCGGTTCCGAGGAATTGCAGGACAGTAATTGTTCGTTCGTTTGGGATGAAAATTCTCAGCTGTACTTCCATTCCAG TGGATTTTATCACGATCCTGTTGCCGGTTGGTATTATAGCAGTCGAGATGGTTCTTATTACAAATTCGAAAATGGAAGCTATGTGCTTCTTCAGTTGAACGAG GGTGAAGAATGTAAGACGTATCCTGATAATCCATTTAGCGAGGATCACTTTTCATTTGAGGCCGCTGAAACTGATACTTCTAAATGCAAAGGAAGGGATGGTGACGGACTACCATTAG GAGAAATAGCGGAGGGCGTTGATGTTCATGAGCACGAGAATCCTCCCACATCTTTGTG GTTAGAAGATACGCTTATTGATCTTTTTTTGTCCGGTTATTCCAATTCAGAAGTCTTAGCCACTAATGACAGCATCTCTCCTTCGCCTTCAACAACTAATGATGCTAATAACTTTCAGTCATCAAGTGATG GCTATGGCGATACTCATAGTATGCAAGGTGAATGCTTCCAAGATGAAAGCCATGCAATCATGAATTCTAGCGAAAGAGTATTAGATGGAG GCTATGATGATACTCTGAAGATGGAAGGTGAATGGTTCCAAGAAGAAAATCACACAGTATTGAATCCAACAGAAAATGCATCAGATGGAG GTGTGTCCACGGATGAGGATAACTGGATGGCCCAGTATGGTCAAGTCACTAATTATGAGGAAGCAATTCCCAAACTCTCTGTTGTGGATATCTGGGACTGGTCAACGGTCTCAGAGTCGAAAACAGGAGGAAAGGGGAAGGTTATGAGGTTGGTTGGAAGACTGGCGAAGAAGTCTGCAAAGCTTCATCCTTCGGTATCTTCAAATGGCACTCTTTTTAAAACAGCTCCAATATCTGAAGTGCATTTAGATTTGGTTCGAGTTGCAACGG GGAGAATCTACAAGTTACATAGTGCTAGTAAGAAACATTTGGCGTCCATGTCAATTTTTGATTCATCCAACCCTACAAAAGATTGGGGTTTCCCTGATTTATTAGATAGGCCAACTGATCTTGCTAATAACGAAGCAAAATTTGCAATCGCGGTTAGCACGGCTGCACCTACATTGTTAGATAATCTCTCCGCTGCTGGAAAG TGTTCAAACCAAAATCAATATAGAGACAGAGCTGCTGAGAGAAGAATCCTTCATGGTGGTTTCGGGGTTGGTCCTGGGCAGAAGAATTCAGCTATCGATCGTGAAGATTTTACATCATCACCTCCTCCCGAGACCACCATCGTTGAAGCCTTGAATATTTCATTTGGAGCTGGTAGTTACgcacaaagaatcttgaaaagcaTGGGCTGGAAGGAG